A genomic region of Glycine max cultivar Williams 82 chromosome 15, Glycine_max_v4.0, whole genome shotgun sequence contains the following coding sequences:
- the LOC106796235 gene encoding uncharacterized protein — MAPSKPGIMRLLEDKARRDVAEVVAAKVVAAAANDTTGGSVTPTNNLVEKENDDSQRRNVLRHDVRKNDLINLGESQDHPGSTKSDLQSPVDANVGDNWDFQDFQWMRM; from the coding sequence ATGGCGCCAAGCAAACCTGGAATAATGAGATTGCTTGAGGATAAGGCGAGGAGGGACGTGGCTGAGGTTGTTGCTGCCAAAGTCGTTGCTGCTGCAGCAAATGACACTACTGGTGGGTCGGTTACACCGACTAATAATTTGGTGGAGAAGGAAAATGATGACAGTCAGCGAAGAAATGTCCTCAGACATGATGTTCGCAAAAATGATCTCATCAATTTGGGTGAATCTCAAGACCATCCTGGTTCGACCAAGTCTGATCTTCAGTCTCCAGTGGATGCGAATGTTGGCGATAACTGGGATTTTCAAGATTTCCAGTGGATGCGAATGTAG
- the LOC121173539 gene encoding secreted RxLR effector protein 161-like, translating to MTDLGLMRYFLGIQVKQRLGQIFILQEKYADDLLKKFNMQDCKPLATPMAMNEKLSKDDGKNKVNATIYRSLVGSLIYLTNSRLDIVHAVSIVSRFMSNPSKAHFGAAKTILRYVKDTKDFGILYEADRDFNLTGYIDSDWAGSTYDRKSTSGYVFLLGNKAISWASKKQMAVALLSVEAEYMVATSTASIAMTKNSVFHNRTKHIEIRYHFIKELVERGEIKMEFCKTEEQLADIFTKPIATEKFIKFRDMLGVQDFSRLRGSVED from the exons ATGACCGATCTTGGACTCATGAGATATTTTCTCGGCATACAAGTCAAGCAAAGACTTGGACAAATATTTATCTTGCAAGAAAAATATGCAGATGACTTATTGAAGAAGTTCAACATGCAAGATTGCAAACCACTTGCCACACCTATGGCGATGAACGAGAAGCTTTCAAAAGATGATGGGAAAAACAAAGTTAATGCAACAATTTATAGAAGCCTAGTCGGTTCGCTAATCTACTTAACCAACTCAAGGCTAGACATCGTACATGCAGTTAGCATTGTGTCTAGATTCATGAGTAACCCAAGCAAAGCACACTTTGGAGCAGCCAAGACAATCCTAAGATATGTCAAAGACACAAAGGATTTTGGCATTTTGTACGAGGCAGATAGAGACTTTAACTTGACAGGTTATATAGATAGCGACTGGGCAGGAAGCACatatgatagaaaaagcacaagtggataTGTGTTTCTTCTAGGCAACAAAGCAATATCATGGGCGTCAAAGAAGCAAATGGCAGTTGCTCTATTATCAGTAGAAGCAGAATACATGGTTGCAACAAGCACTGCAT CTATTGCAATGACTAAGAATTCAGTATTCCACAACCGTACAAAGCACATTGAGATTAGATACCACTTCATCAAAGAGCTCGTGGAACGTGGAGAAATCAAAATGGAGTTCTGCAAGACTGAAGAACAATTAGCAGACATCTTCACCAAGCCAATTGCAACAGAGAAGTTCATCAAATTTAGAGACATGCTTGGAGTTCAAGATTTTTCTAGATTAAGGGGGAGTGTTGAAGATTAG